A single region of the Wenzhouxiangella sp. XN24 genome encodes:
- a CDS encoding TMEM165/GDT1 family protein: MEAFLIPAGVIALAELGDKTQLLAFLLAARYRAPVPIIAGILVASLANHGLAGGLGAWLAMTLPPGSLRWIVGVAFLAVAAWMLLPEKADTDELAPPRFGPFAATLLAFFLAEMGDKTQIAAMAMVAHWQQYFLVIAGTTTGMLIANVPAVYIGDRMSHRLPTRIISIVAAVAFAVLGMLVLAGVGEAMTL; the protein is encoded by the coding sequence ATGGAAGCCTTCCTGATCCCCGCCGGGGTCATCGCCCTCGCCGAGCTCGGCGACAAGACCCAGTTGCTGGCCTTCCTGCTGGCCGCGCGTTATCGCGCTCCGGTGCCCATCATCGCCGGCATCCTCGTGGCTTCGCTCGCCAACCACGGCCTGGCCGGGGGCCTGGGTGCATGGCTCGCGATGACGCTGCCGCCGGGCAGCCTGCGCTGGATCGTGGGCGTGGCGTTTTTGGCCGTCGCCGCCTGGATGCTCTTGCCGGAGAAGGCGGACACCGACGAACTCGCGCCGCCGCGCTTCGGCCCCTTCGCGGCCACCTTGCTGGCGTTCTTTCTCGCCGAGATGGGCGACAAGACGCAGATCGCCGCCATGGCCATGGTCGCGCACTGGCAACAGTATTTTCTCGTCATCGCCGGCACGACCACCGGGATGCTCATCGCCAATGTCCCGGCGGTGTACATCGGCGACCGGATGTCGCATCGTCTGCCGACCAGGATCATCAGCATCGTCGCCGCAGTCGCGTTTGCCGTGCTTGGCATGCTCGTACTGGCTGGCGTCGGCGAGGCAATGACTCTCTGA
- the dmeF gene encoding CDF family Co(II)/Ni(II) efflux transporter DmeF translates to MSHHDLTAWTHSHSFDSGSRAAERGTMLVMWITLTMMVVEISAGWWFNSMALLADGWHMGSHALAIGLSAFAYVAARRYAGDVRFAFGTFKIEVLAGFASSLLLLVIAALMVVASIERILAPQEIHYQEAIAVAVLGLVVNVVCALVLGNAHDHGHGHGHGHGHGHSHDHHDAHDHDDHAGHKHHDLNLRAAYVHVIADAATSVLAIIALTGGLLFGWGWLDPVMGIVGAILISIWAKGLIVQTGKVLLDREMDEPVVATIRKDVESSLAESSTRIADLHVWRVGKRAYACALSLVTHDAALTARQVHEQLAKHDEIAHLTVEIHVCPA, encoded by the coding sequence ATGTCACACCACGACCTGACCGCATGGACTCACAGCCACAGTTTCGATTCCGGCAGTCGCGCCGCCGAGCGCGGCACCATGCTGGTGATGTGGATCACCCTCACCATGATGGTGGTCGAGATCTCCGCGGGCTGGTGGTTCAATTCCATGGCCCTGCTGGCCGACGGATGGCACATGGGCTCCCACGCGCTGGCCATCGGCCTGAGCGCCTTTGCCTATGTCGCGGCACGTCGCTATGCCGGTGACGTCCGCTTCGCCTTCGGCACGTTCAAGATCGAGGTGCTGGCGGGCTTCGCCAGCTCATTGCTGCTGCTGGTGATCGCGGCGCTCATGGTCGTCGCGTCGATCGAACGGATCCTGGCCCCGCAGGAAATCCACTACCAGGAGGCGATCGCCGTCGCCGTGCTCGGGCTGGTGGTGAATGTCGTCTGTGCACTGGTGCTCGGGAACGCCCACGATCACGGACACGGACACGGACACGGGCACGGACACGGGCATTCACACGATCACCACGATGCGCACGACCATGACGATCATGCCGGCCACAAGCACCACGACCTGAACCTGCGGGCGGCCTACGTGCACGTCATCGCCGATGCCGCCACCTCGGTGCTGGCGATCATCGCGCTCACCGGGGGCCTGCTGTTCGGCTGGGGCTGGCTCGACCCGGTGATGGGCATCGTCGGCGCCATCCTGATCTCGATCTGGGCGAAAGGCCTGATCGTGCAGACCGGCAAGGTGTTGCTCGACCGGGAAATGGATGAGCCGGTCGTCGCGACGATCCGTAAAGACGTCGAATCGAGCCTCGCGGAAAGCAGCACGCGGATCGCCGACCTGCACGTCTGGCGGGTGGGCAAACGCGCTTACGCCTGCGCGCTCAGTCTGGTGACACACGATGCCGCGCTCACCGCCCGGCAGGTCCACGAGCAACTCGCGAAGCACGACGAGATCGCACACCTGACCGTGGAGATTCACGTCTGCCCGGCGTGA
- a CDS encoding helix-turn-helix transcriptional regulator, which produces MIDGAISNRVRILRFHNGEMTQAELGKRIGVTRQTIAAIEAGKYSPSLEAAFRIAAVFEVPLDEVFQWEARTGK; this is translated from the coding sequence ATGATCGACGGCGCCATCTCCAACCGGGTGCGCATTCTGCGCTTTCACAACGGCGAAATGACCCAGGCCGAGCTCGGCAAGCGGATCGGCGTGACGCGCCAGACCATTGCCGCCATCGAGGCCGGCAAGTACTCCCCGTCCCTCGAGGCTGCGTTCCGTATCGCCGCGGTGTTCGAAGTGCCGCTGGACGAGGTGTTCCAGTGGGAAGCCCGGACGGGAAAGTGA
- a CDS encoding TIR domain-containing protein has translation MADIFISYSRQDRARVTPLVAALEAEGWSVWWDPEISPGEEFDSLISRELDGAKTLIVVWTPKSVDSRWVRGEARDAADRGVLFPVRFDNARLPIDFRAVHTTDLDDWAEDPQSAAFRSLCKALEVKLGAPARPVAAQEKDSRVTVCVLPFANMSGDPEQEYFSDGITEDIITDLGKVSALSIVSRNMAFSFKGATGGVGEIGRQTKASHVLVGSVRKAGERVRITAQLIDATNDAQVWGERYDRDLKDIFALQDEISKAIVAALKLTLLPEEQHALEQRSTSNPEAYKLYLMARQFWLLDNERNNEIVIRICKHVVELDPDYAQAWATMALAQWNLFTHKDLPIDDVQHPARRALALGPNLADAHAAVAAAHRSAGNFVDGLAAAHRAIELDPGSYVANRMAGLCCMGMREYDEAIRYFEIAADLMESDFTAAMFVVQSYMAKNDRARAKDAAAKAMTRIEKIVAAEPGHSRAIGMGVYALSVLGRRERAVEWATRARLIDPDNSNLHYNLACAMCSLDEHDRALTILEGVAEKASQGMLSWIEADSDLDPIRSDPRFDAMTARARERLMQKVEG, from the coding sequence TTGGCCGATATTTTTATTTCCTACTCCCGGCAGGATCGTGCCCGCGTCACGCCGCTGGTCGCGGCGCTCGAGGCCGAGGGATGGTCGGTGTGGTGGGATCCGGAGATCTCGCCCGGTGAGGAGTTCGATTCCCTGATTTCGCGCGAGCTCGACGGGGCGAAGACGCTCATCGTGGTCTGGACGCCGAAGTCGGTCGATTCGCGCTGGGTGCGCGGCGAAGCGCGCGACGCCGCCGACCGTGGCGTGCTCTTCCCCGTGCGCTTCGACAACGCCAGGCTGCCGATCGATTTTCGGGCGGTGCACACCACCGACCTGGACGACTGGGCGGAGGACCCACAGAGCGCCGCGTTCAGGAGCCTGTGTAAGGCGCTCGAAGTCAAGCTCGGCGCACCTGCGCGCCCGGTCGCCGCCCAGGAAAAGGACTCGCGCGTCACCGTGTGCGTGCTGCCCTTCGCCAACATGAGCGGAGACCCGGAGCAGGAGTACTTTTCGGACGGCATCACCGAAGACATCATCACCGATCTCGGCAAGGTGTCGGCCCTGTCGATCGTGTCCCGCAACATGGCGTTCTCCTTCAAGGGCGCGACCGGCGGCGTGGGCGAAATCGGCCGCCAGACCAAGGCGTCGCACGTGCTCGTCGGCAGCGTGAGGAAGGCGGGGGAGCGGGTGCGCATCACGGCGCAGCTGATCGACGCGACCAACGACGCGCAGGTCTGGGGAGAGCGTTACGACCGCGACCTCAAGGACATCTTCGCGCTGCAGGACGAGATCTCGAAGGCGATCGTGGCCGCACTCAAGCTGACGCTGTTGCCGGAGGAGCAGCATGCGCTCGAACAGCGCTCCACCAGCAACCCGGAGGCCTACAAGCTCTACCTGATGGCGCGCCAGTTCTGGTTGCTCGACAACGAGCGGAACAACGAAATCGTGATCCGCATCTGCAAGCACGTGGTCGAGCTGGACCCCGACTATGCGCAGGCCTGGGCGACGATGGCGCTGGCGCAATGGAACCTGTTCACGCACAAGGACCTGCCGATCGACGATGTCCAGCATCCGGCGCGGCGCGCGCTGGCGCTGGGCCCGAACCTGGCTGACGCGCATGCCGCGGTCGCGGCCGCCCACCGCAGCGCGGGCAACTTCGTCGACGGCCTGGCGGCGGCCCACCGGGCCATCGAGCTGGACCCCGGCTCTTATGTGGCCAACAGGATGGCCGGGCTTTGTTGCATGGGCATGCGTGAGTACGACGAGGCGATCCGCTATTTCGAGATTGCCGCGGACCTGATGGAATCAGATTTCACGGCGGCGATGTTCGTTGTCCAGTCATACATGGCCAAGAACGACAGGGCGCGTGCCAAAGATGCGGCGGCCAAGGCCATGACCCGGATCGAGAAGATTGTTGCCGCCGAGCCCGGTCACAGCAGGGCGATCGGCATGGGCGTCTATGCATTGTCGGTGCTGGGACGCAGGGAGCGGGCGGTGGAGTGGGCCACTCGCGCGCGACTGATCGATCCCGACAACTCCAACCTGCACTACAACCTGGCCTGCGCCATGTGCTCGCTGGACGAGCATGATCGCGCCTTGACGATCCTGGAAGGGGTCGCCGAAAAAGCGTCCCAGGGCATGCTGAGCTGGATCGAGGCGGATTCAGACCTGGATCCGATCCGCAGCGACCCGCGTTTCGACGCCATGACCGCGCGGGCCAGGGAACGGCTGATGCAGAAAGTGGAAGGCTGA
- a CDS encoding LytTR family DNA-binding domain-containing protein — protein sequence MTLWSDSMAGLPASPHLPPGILNAGFLKLVSVAFLLLGVIFGLMQPVGSVGLGRAGAVVFWVLHAVAAIPCLAVAVWLLARLRIRLSPWAFVVTSGFIATVGFSLAALGLEVLFAVQDNYLGDMTASGFPVLWLDEFGGVAPPFMLAWVLVNLPRLMRLGVGAAAAPAPPGQEPSAEARPAVSGEAPREIPRSVVEGPPGGLLGQLPESLGTDVVLLSSDLHYLYVETPRGRTMLLYNLSDAERELGARGIRVHRGHWVADRHVLGLRRKGSQLVCQLSGGLEVPVSRRRQAAVVARYGRDTRYHPPKQR from the coding sequence ATGACACTGTGGAGCGATTCGATGGCGGGCCTCCCGGCCAGTCCCCACTTGCCGCCAGGCATTCTTAATGCGGGCTTCCTCAAGCTGGTCAGCGTGGCCTTCCTGCTTCTGGGAGTGATTTTCGGCCTGATGCAGCCCGTCGGTTCAGTGGGGCTGGGCAGGGCCGGCGCCGTCGTGTTCTGGGTCCTGCATGCCGTGGCTGCCATTCCCTGCCTGGCCGTCGCGGTCTGGTTGCTCGCCAGGCTTCGGATCCGCCTGTCTCCCTGGGCATTCGTCGTCACGTCGGGCTTCATCGCCACCGTCGGCTTTTCGTTGGCGGCACTCGGGCTGGAGGTCCTGTTCGCGGTGCAGGACAATTACCTGGGCGACATGACAGCATCGGGATTCCCGGTACTCTGGCTGGATGAGTTCGGCGGTGTTGCCCCACCCTTCATGCTGGCCTGGGTGCTCGTCAATCTCCCGCGATTGATGCGGCTGGGAGTCGGCGCCGCCGCGGCTCCGGCCCCGCCCGGTCAGGAGCCTTCAGCAGAAGCCCGCCCGGCCGTATCCGGCGAAGCGCCGCGAGAGATTCCCCGGTCGGTTGTCGAGGGCCCGCCTGGCGGGTTGCTGGGGCAGTTACCGGAGTCCCTCGGTACCGACGTGGTGCTGCTGAGCTCGGACTTGCATTACCTTTACGTCGAAACTCCTCGGGGCCGCACCATGCTGCTGTACAACCTTTCGGACGCTGAGCGCGAACTGGGTGCGCGCGGGATCCGGGTGCACCGCGGCCATTGGGTGGCCGACCGTCATGTTCTCGGACTGCGCCGCAAGGGGAGCCAGCTCGTCTGCCAGCTGAGCGGAGGTCTCGAAGTGCCGGTCAGCCGGCGGCGGCAGGCCGCGGTCGTGGCGCGCTACGGGCGGGACACCCGTTACCATCCGCCCAAACAGCGCTAG
- a CDS encoding autotransporter outer membrane beta-barrel domain-containing protein, whose protein sequence is MRNHLNRGLAALLFLVALPAPAATERSYLDVRLLGTSGGGTFSETDGQGSVLDSELDTGLGWGIRGAWVIALRWHLYGEWGTSNTSLDVTGRDAGGATPARVESDFDLDRVSLGAGYRWATANNSSIYARLTWDLVEFGDFDEFELDGFGTVVIDDKDDSGVGATVGAQWVTGQWELDAWGRYTSVGELVSKGDALEFDNDFGGGARVVYNFTDSLSLGADYELQDIDTWSVVFRYRF, encoded by the coding sequence ATGCGAAATCATCTCAACCGCGGCCTGGCCGCGCTTCTTTTCCTCGTAGCCCTCCCCGCCCCGGCCGCCACGGAGCGCAGCTATTTGGACGTCCGCCTCCTGGGCACCTCAGGTGGGGGCACCTTCAGCGAAACCGACGGCCAGGGTAGTGTTTTGGACTCCGAGCTCGATACCGGCCTCGGCTGGGGCATCCGCGGCGCATGGGTGATCGCGTTGCGCTGGCACCTTTACGGCGAATGGGGCACTTCGAATACTTCCCTGGACGTGACCGGACGCGACGCCGGGGGCGCTACGCCGGCCAGGGTTGAATCCGACTTCGACCTCGACCGTGTCTCGCTCGGCGCCGGTTACCGCTGGGCGACGGCCAACAACAGCTCGATCTATGCCAGGCTGACCTGGGATCTTGTCGAGTTTGGCGATTTCGACGAATTCGAGCTGGATGGTTTCGGCACTGTCGTAATCGACGACAAGGACGACAGCGGTGTGGGCGCCACCGTAGGCGCCCAGTGGGTGACCGGCCAGTGGGAACTGGACGCCTGGGGTCGCTACACCTCGGTGGGCGAGCTTGTTAGTAAGGGCGATGCCCTGGAGTTCGACAATGACTTCGGCGGTGGCGCGCGCGTGGTGTACAACTTCACCGACTCGCTCAGTCTCGGTGCGGACTACGAGCTGCAGGACATAGACACCTGGTCCGTCGTGTTCCGCTATCGCTTCTGA
- the ppk2 gene encoding polyphosphate kinase 2, with the protein MFEKPFDGAISRYLEEEAPEAVRTAIEDGGKRDILDESYPYDRWLKKSDYEDELDELQIELVKCQRWVRDSGARLVAIFEGRDSAGKGGAIKRVTLNLNPRVARVVALSTPTERERSQWYFQRYVADLPAAGEITLFDRSWYNRGVIEKVFGFCTPEERARFFSQLPAFESTLVSEGIVLVKLWLNVGRAEQLRRLLARESDPLKHWKLSKIDVQGLSRWDEYSQAIDETFQRSHTPVAPWTVIRADDKYRARLAAIRAVLGAVDYAGKNHELVDENDPAICGGPELWRPA; encoded by the coding sequence ATGTTCGAGAAACCTTTCGACGGCGCGATCAGCCGCTATCTCGAAGAAGAGGCGCCCGAGGCCGTGCGCACCGCGATCGAGGACGGCGGCAAGCGGGATATTCTCGACGAGAGTTATCCCTACGATCGCTGGCTCAAGAAGTCGGACTACGAAGACGAGCTGGACGAGCTGCAGATCGAGCTCGTGAAGTGCCAGCGGTGGGTGCGGGACAGCGGCGCCCGGCTCGTGGCGATATTCGAGGGCCGCGACAGCGCGGGGAAGGGCGGCGCCATCAAGCGCGTGACCCTGAACCTCAACCCGCGTGTCGCCCGCGTCGTCGCGCTGTCGACGCCCACCGAGCGCGAGCGCAGCCAGTGGTACTTCCAGCGCTACGTAGCCGATCTCCCGGCGGCCGGCGAGATCACCCTGTTCGATCGCAGCTGGTACAACCGCGGCGTCATCGAGAAGGTGTTCGGCTTTTGCACGCCGGAGGAGCGGGCGCGTTTCTTCTCGCAGCTGCCGGCCTTCGAGAGCACGCTGGTGAGCGAGGGCATCGTGCTGGTGAAACTGTGGCTCAATGTCGGTCGTGCGGAACAGCTGCGCCGGCTGCTGGCGCGGGAGAGCGATCCGCTGAAGCACTGGAAGCTCAGCAAGATCGATGTGCAGGGGCTGTCGCGGTGGGACGAGTACTCGCAGGCCATCGATGAGACTTTCCAGCGCAGCCACACGCCCGTCGCGCCCTGGACCGTGATCCGCGCCGACGACAAGTACCGTGCACGCCTGGCGGCGATTCGCGCCGTGCTGGGGGCGGTCGATTATGCCGGCAAGAACCACGAACTGGTGGACGAAAATGATCCGGCCATCTGCGGCGGGCCGGAGCTGTGGCGGCCGGCCTGA
- a CDS encoding cation:proton antiporter, which yields MNDQSRVFLLQQYEVGLLLVGAIILAAAILPRLLSRQRRITAPLLYMAAGAVVFLLPGTPELPNLVDNAWWPMRLTELGVIVALTSAGLKLNRPFAWETWRISWRLLAVTMPLTIAATAALGWWAAGLLPASALLLGAVIAPTDPVLASDVQTTPPGEPDDSQARLALTTEAGLNDGLAFPFTNLAIAVALAGLAPAGWLADWLLVDVAYKVVAGTLVGLGAGYLLAKIIIGTPATRKMARTMTGVPSLSLTLIPYGAAELVSSYGFIAVFVAACTFRQYEADHDFQVKLHNFSEEIERVFVAVLMFLIGAYAVSGGLALLTPAMWLVVLATLFVVRPAAGLVGLAGTRLPWEKRWAIAFLGIRGIGSIYYLAYAVFHADFPDAGTVWALMLATVVISVVIHGLAARPAIEKVTPSVD from the coding sequence ATGAACGACCAGAGCCGCGTGTTCTTACTTCAGCAGTACGAAGTCGGCCTGTTACTGGTCGGGGCGATCATCCTCGCGGCGGCGATCCTGCCGCGGTTGCTGTCGCGCCAGCGTCGCATCACCGCGCCACTGCTGTACATGGCGGCGGGCGCGGTGGTTTTCCTTTTGCCCGGGACCCCGGAGTTGCCGAACCTGGTGGACAATGCATGGTGGCCCATGCGCCTGACCGAACTCGGGGTGATCGTCGCGCTCACTTCCGCCGGCCTGAAACTGAACCGGCCGTTCGCGTGGGAAACGTGGCGGATCAGCTGGCGGCTGCTTGCCGTGACCATGCCCCTGACGATCGCCGCGACGGCGGCGCTGGGCTGGTGGGCGGCCGGCCTGTTGCCCGCATCCGCGTTGTTGCTCGGCGCCGTCATCGCGCCGACCGACCCCGTATTGGCCTCCGACGTACAAACCACCCCGCCCGGGGAACCCGACGACTCACAGGCCCGCCTGGCGCTGACCACCGAAGCGGGCCTCAACGACGGCCTGGCGTTCCCGTTCACCAACCTGGCGATCGCCGTGGCGCTGGCCGGACTCGCGCCGGCCGGCTGGCTGGCCGACTGGTTGCTCGTCGACGTGGCATACAAGGTGGTCGCCGGGACCCTGGTGGGGCTGGGCGCCGGATACCTGCTGGCGAAAATCATCATCGGCACGCCGGCAACCCGCAAGATGGCCCGGACCATGACCGGCGTACCCTCCCTGAGCCTCACGCTGATACCTTACGGCGCCGCGGAACTCGTCTCCAGTTACGGTTTCATCGCGGTGTTCGTCGCCGCCTGTACTTTTCGCCAGTACGAGGCGGATCACGACTTCCAGGTCAAGCTGCACAACTTCTCGGAGGAAATCGAGCGCGTGTTCGTCGCCGTCTTGATGTTCCTGATCGGCGCCTACGCGGTCAGCGGAGGCCTCGCCCTGCTCACCCCGGCCATGTGGCTCGTGGTGCTGGCCACGTTATTCGTGGTCCGCCCCGCGGCCGGACTCGTCGGCCTCGCCGGCACGCGACTGCCGTGGGAAAAGCGCTGGGCCATCGCTTTTCTCGGCATTCGAGGTATCGGCTCGATCTATTACCTGGCCTACGCGGTGTTCCACGCGGATTTCCCGGACGCAGGAACGGTCTGGGCGTTGATGCTCGCCACGGTCGTCATTTCGGTCGTCATCCACGGCCTCGCAGCGCGCCCGGCCATAGAAAAGGTTACACCGAGCGTGGACTGA
- a CDS encoding ketoacyl-ACP synthase III — MRNATITGWGKCMPPAVLSNADIANFLDTDDEWITSRTGIRERRISHVSLETMGTVAAQRALACAGLDAERLDLIVFGTCSFDQQVPNTASGVQKRIGAVNAGAMDVNTACTSYLYGLTTAAAMISQGVVNNALVIGGELISPLMDWTDRGVAVLFGDGCAATVLQATDKDEGLRASKLGCYGEVREILLVHGMGQRYANRGWVNGDTQWVFEGQEIFKRAVVGMSQACQTVLDDCGMGPDDVDLVVPHQANLRIIEAVVKRAGVSMDRCFVNVHRYGNMSAATVPVALVEALEEGRIKPHANLLLTGFGGGLSWAAQMLRWGERVTPLGESDATLPPCERSGLEMVQGYLAAKHGSRE; from the coding sequence GTGAGAAACGCAACAATTACAGGCTGGGGCAAGTGCATGCCGCCGGCCGTGCTGAGCAACGCAGACATCGCCAATTTCCTCGACACCGACGATGAATGGATCACCAGTCGCACCGGGATCCGCGAGCGGCGCATCTCACACGTCTCGCTGGAGACCATGGGCACCGTCGCTGCGCAGCGTGCCCTGGCCTGCGCGGGACTCGACGCCGAACGACTCGACCTGATCGTCTTCGGCACCTGCAGCTTCGACCAGCAGGTGCCGAACACCGCCTCCGGCGTGCAGAAGCGCATCGGCGCCGTGAATGCCGGCGCCATGGACGTGAACACGGCGTGCACGAGCTACCTCTATGGGCTGACCACGGCCGCCGCGATGATCTCCCAGGGCGTGGTGAACAACGCGCTGGTCATCGGCGGCGAACTGATCTCGCCGCTGATGGACTGGACCGATCGCGGCGTCGCGGTGCTGTTCGGCGACGGCTGCGCCGCCACGGTGCTGCAGGCGACGGACAAGGACGAAGGGCTCAGGGCCAGCAAGCTGGGCTGCTACGGCGAGGTGCGCGAAATCCTGCTGGTGCACGGCATGGGCCAGCGCTACGCCAACCGCGGCTGGGTCAACGGCGACACGCAGTGGGTGTTCGAGGGCCAGGAGATCTTCAAGCGCGCGGTGGTCGGCATGAGCCAGGCCTGCCAGACCGTGCTCGACGACTGCGGCATGGGGCCGGACGACGTCGATCTCGTGGTGCCGCACCAGGCGAACCTGCGCATCATCGAGGCCGTGGTGAAACGCGCCGGCGTGTCCATGGACCGGTGCTTCGTCAACGTGCACCGCTACGGGAACATGTCGGCCGCCACCGTGCCGGTCGCGCTCGTCGAGGCCCTCGAGGAGGGACGCATCAAGCCGCACGCCAACCTGTTGCTCACCGGTTTCGGCGGCGGCCTGAGCTGGGCGGCGCAGATGCTTCGCTGGGGCGAACGCGTCACGCCGCTGGGCGAGTCTGACGCGACCCTGCCGCCTTGCGAGCGCAGCGGGCTGGAGATGGTGCAGGGCTATCTCGCGGCGAAACACGGCAGCCGCGAGTAA
- a CDS encoding MFS transporter, producing MAATLVLADSSRVRFLSSSSMYFAQGIPQGFLSIAIPAWLASLGVSAGDIASYLAVIVLPWAFKLVAGPFMDRFEFLPMGRRRPWVLGAQLGLTLSFLALTLVRQPDEQMGLLMLIGVLINSFAATQDVAVDGMAIDLTPVNEQGRLNAFMSFGKAIGWAGTAAVSGVLLATAGMAVTALVASAVSGVLLLAFVFVLERPGERVLPWSAGKAGSRHQPGNSFRAVFAGLNAVLWTRASVVVMAIMLFDGLVSGYGHALMPVAAVNLFGYTAPQWSQLVAIMGLVGAVAALSLGPMIDRFGVKRMLILTTAVVGVHAFMLAQTQFMWENSAYIRVMLSAWVLMSPVVMVCVIALAMTVCSSAASATQFAIYMSTANLGAAAGSKLFGLLSERSDYAEIYMLLGALIVVLLFIMLLHRADGGGEKERKGPRRYTVGSVGAEAGIFWSGAMRCPKCRSDMQPVNYEGVELDRCNSCRGLWFDAGEVEALAGTQAAAAIDIGDARAGKRLNAVDDYRCPRCGGAMARRVDPQQRHIWYESCIACEGSFFDAGEFRDLAQLTIADFFKRLVTPRRKNTG from the coding sequence ATGGCCGCGACCCTGGTTCTCGCCGACAGCAGCCGCGTGCGCTTCCTGTCATCTTCGTCGATGTACTTTGCGCAGGGCATTCCGCAGGGTTTTTTGAGCATCGCCATCCCGGCCTGGCTCGCCAGCCTGGGCGTCAGCGCAGGCGACATCGCTTCCTACCTGGCCGTGATCGTGCTGCCCTGGGCCTTCAAGCTGGTGGCGGGGCCTTTCATGGACCGCTTCGAATTCCTGCCGATGGGCCGACGCCGGCCGTGGGTGCTGGGGGCGCAGCTGGGACTCACGTTGTCATTCCTGGCGCTCACGCTGGTGCGCCAGCCGGACGAGCAGATGGGCCTGCTGATGTTGATCGGGGTGCTGATCAACAGCTTCGCCGCCACCCAGGACGTGGCCGTGGACGGGATGGCGATCGATCTCACGCCGGTGAACGAACAGGGGCGCCTGAACGCCTTCATGAGTTTCGGCAAGGCGATCGGCTGGGCGGGCACGGCGGCCGTCTCCGGCGTGCTGCTCGCAACAGCGGGCATGGCCGTCACCGCGCTGGTGGCCTCGGCGGTGTCGGGCGTGTTGTTGCTGGCTTTCGTCTTCGTGCTGGAGCGCCCGGGCGAGCGGGTGCTGCCCTGGAGCGCCGGCAAGGCCGGGTCCCGGCACCAGCCAGGCAACTCCTTCCGCGCGGTGTTCGCCGGGCTCAACGCGGTTCTGTGGACGCGCGCGAGCGTGGTGGTGATGGCCATCATGCTGTTCGACGGACTGGTCTCCGGTTACGGCCATGCGCTGATGCCCGTGGCCGCGGTGAACCTGTTCGGCTACACGGCGCCGCAGTGGTCGCAACTGGTGGCGATCATGGGCCTGGTCGGTGCCGTGGCCGCATTGAGCCTGGGACCGATGATCGACCGCTTCGGCGTGAAGCGCATGTTGATCCTGACCACCGCCGTGGTGGGCGTACACGCCTTCATGCTCGCGCAGACGCAGTTCATGTGGGAAAACAGCGCCTACATCCGCGTGATGTTGTCCGCCTGGGTGCTGATGTCGCCCGTGGTGATGGTCTGCGTGATCGCGCTGGCGATGACGGTATGTTCCAGCGCCGCGTCGGCGACGCAGTTTGCGATCTACATGTCGACCGCGAACCTGGGCGCGGCGGCGGGCTCGAAGCTGTTCGGGCTGCTCTCCGAACGCTCCGATTACGCCGAAATCTACATGCTGCTGGGCGCACTCATCGTCGTGTTGCTGTTCATCATGCTGTTGCATCGCGCCGACGGTGGCGGGGAGAAGGAGCGCAAGGGTCCCCGGCGCTACACGGTCGGTTCGGTCGGCGCCGAGGCGGGTATTTTCTGGTCGGGCGCGATGCGTTGCCCGAAGTGCAGGTCGGACATGCAGCCGGTCAACTACGAAGGCGTGGAGCTCGATCGCTGCAACTCCTGCCGCGGTCTCTGGTTCGACGCCGGCGAGGTCGAGGCGCTGGCCGGCACCCAGGCGGCCGCGGCGATCGACATCGGCGACGCGCGCGCCGGCAAGCGGCTCAATGCCGTCGACGACTATCGTTGTCCGCGTTGCGGCGGCGCGATGGCGCGCCGGGTGGATCCGCAGCAGCGCCATATCTGGTACGAGAGTTGCATCGCCTGCGAGGGATCGTTCTTCGATGCCGGCGAGTTCCGCGACCTGGCGCAGCTGACGATTGCGGATTTCTTCAAGCGACTCGTGACGCCGCGGCGCAAGAACACCGGCTGA